The Jeotgalibacillus haloalkalitolerans region TCTTGATATCAGTCAAGTAACAAAAGGTCATACGCTGGTGATTCCAAAAACACATAAAAAGGATCTTCATGAGCTGACACCTGAGATTGCTGCAAACCTGTTTTCTGTAGTCCCGAAAATCGCAAATGCCATCAGAGATACTTATAGCCTGAAGGGTGTAAATCTGCTGAATAATAACGGTGAATTCGCAGGACAGAGTGTATTTCACTATCATCTTCATATTCTTCCGCGTCACGGTGAGGAAGACGGTTTTAAACCGGTGTGGGAAGTACATACGGATGACTATTCTAATGATGAGCGGAATGAAATTGCAACAGCAATTGCTGCAAAAATTAATTAGTAGGAAATAAGATTCAGCCATGGTATAATGATGCTAATTTTCGCTGACAGTCACGAGGACATGTCAGGAAAAAAATCAGTTTAGCTTAGGAGAGATGAGTTATGAACACGAGAACACTCGTAGCACTAGCACTTTTTGCAGGGATGGGTACAGCTTTACACTTACTGATTCCGGGGACACTGACAATGAAGCCTGATATGTCATTGTTAATGATGTTTTTAGGTATTTTATTATTCCCCGGCGTTAAAAATGTTTTGCTGATCGGTCTTGCAACAGGTATTTTATCAGGCCTTACAACAACATTCCCGGGTGGATTCCTGCCGAATGTGATTGATAAGCCAATTACGGCATTTGCTTTTTACGGTATCATTCTGCTGGCAGGTAAGTTTGCACGTAAGCCTGCGGGTGCCGGTGTGCTTGCAGCAGTCGGCACCCTGATCTCAGGAACAATCTTCCTTGGATCTGCCGCACTTCTTGTCGGCCTTCCGGGTCCAATTATGGCACTTGCACTATCTGCTGTCGTACCTGCAATTGTCGTTAACGGTCTGTTAATGGCTGTGATGTATCCTGTTGCACAGGCGATTATGAGACGATCTAATCTGGTCGAATCTGCTGCCTGAACCTGCAAAGCTGTTCCCCTTTTATGAGGGGGCAGCTTTTTTCATGTGCAGGCTGAGCTGCACACAATTCTTTGGCAGGTTTATCTCCAAACCAAATAGGTTAAAATACATAGTATAAGCGTGCT contains the following coding sequences:
- a CDS encoding HIT family protein produces the protein MSDCIFCKIIDGEIPSSKVYEDEHVYAFLDISQVTKGHTLVIPKTHKKDLHELTPEIAANLFSVVPKIANAIRDTYSLKGVNLLNNNGEFAGQSVFHYHLHILPRHGEEDGFKPVWEVHTDDYSNDERNEIATAIAAKIN
- a CDS encoding tryptophan transporter, with translation MNTRTLVALALFAGMGTALHLLIPGTLTMKPDMSLLMMFLGILLFPGVKNVLLIGLATGILSGLTTTFPGGFLPNVIDKPITAFAFYGIILLAGKFARKPAGAGVLAAVGTLISGTIFLGSAALLVGLPGPIMALALSAVVPAIVVNGLLMAVMYPVAQAIMRRSNLVESAA